A DNA window from Haliovirga abyssi contains the following coding sequences:
- a CDS encoding ABC transporter permease, which yields MNLNKVVLIFKKDFKELLRDKKALIAMFLPIIIYPIILIFIFELQSTVSNKLKSEKSRIIIKNEIPSLFLKKINLSDKFKILNSEDSNYKKLIKNEKIDMEIEFTNTNKNSPEKIKILYNSTITKSKLAKKRIDKLFDEYKVELEKNKIKELNIKVPILDAVQLKSNDLSKSKDYTEMILGSLLPFLLTIYSIMGIYAISIDLTAGEKERGTLETIFSIPVKKSEIIFGKLLASSSVGIISCFINILAVIPLLMGIMIAIPKFSFQIDIFRMVIMFFMLIPIIILSSSIIIGVGFFANSYKEAQSYLSPVLLILMLPCYVAIFPNFKLTLCTAMIPISGGIISMRNMLIGNYNILNLLIANITNIIVSIISIIFMTYIFKSEKVIFGTGGKNNFSTKTRRSQSYTKKKTKDRR from the coding sequence ATGAATTTGAATAAAGTAGTTTTGATATTTAAAAAAGATTTTAAAGAGTTACTAAGAGATAAAAAAGCATTAATAGCTATGTTTTTACCAATAATAATTTATCCAATAATTTTAATTTTCATATTTGAATTACAGAGTACAGTTAGCAATAAATTAAAATCGGAAAAAAGTAGAATAATTATAAAAAATGAAATACCATCACTTTTCTTAAAAAAAATAAATTTAAGTGATAAATTTAAAATATTAAATTCAGAAGATTCAAATTATAAAAAACTTATAAAAAATGAAAAAATAGATATGGAAATTGAATTTACAAATACAAATAAAAATTCACCAGAAAAAATAAAAATTTTGTATAATTCAACAATAACAAAAAGTAAACTTGCTAAAAAGAGAATTGATAAATTATTTGATGAATATAAGGTAGAATTAGAAAAAAACAAAATAAAAGAGTTGAATATAAAAGTTCCTATTTTAGATGCTGTACAATTAAAATCAAATGATCTTTCAAAAAGTAAAGATTATACAGAAATGATTTTAGGGAGTTTACTTCCATTTTTATTAACAATATACTCAATAATGGGGATTTATGCTATTAGCATTGATTTGACTGCTGGAGAAAAAGAGAGAGGAACTTTGGAAACAATTTTTAGCATTCCTGTAAAAAAATCAGAAATAATATTTGGGAAACTATTAGCAAGTAGTTCTGTGGGAATAATAAGTTGTTTTATAAATATTTTAGCAGTTATACCATTATTAATGGGAATAATGATTGCAATACCCAAATTTTCATTTCAGATAGATATATTTAGAATGGTAATAATGTTTTTTATGTTAATTCCAATTATAATATTATCAAGTTCAATAATAATAGGCGTTGGATTTTTTGCAAATTCATATAAAGAAGCTCAATCTTATTTATCTCCAGTATTATTAATATTAATGTTACCTTGTTATGTAGCTATTTTTCCTAATTTTAAATTAACATTGTGTACAGCAATGATACCGATATCTGGTGGAATTATATCTATGAGAAATATGTTAATAGGCAATTATAATATATTAAATTTATTAATAGCAAATATTACAAATATAATAGTTTCAATTATATCTATTATATTTATGACTTATATATTTAAATCAGAAAAAGTTATATTTGGAACAGGTGGAAAAAATAATTTCAGCACAAAGACGCGAAGGAGCCAAAGTTACACAAAGAAAAAAACAAAAGACAGGAGGTAA
- a CDS encoding ABC transporter ATP-binding protein → MINVKNVSKKFYDKKLGEFYAVKNASFEVKKGEIFGLLGPNGAGKTTLLRIISTIMEPTNGEAVINGFDIIKNPEEVKKSIGFLSGNTKLYKKLTPVETIKFFGGLYDLDKDIIKKRTKEILDILDMNDFKDRIVEKLSTGQTQKSSIARCMIHNPEIYILDEPTLGLDILTSRTIIEFIKRKKEEGKTIIFSTHYMEEAEMLCDRIALIHKGKIVETGKVENLKKKTGKDNIRDIFLEYIDREENIKDEFE, encoded by the coding sequence ATGATAAATGTGAAAAATGTAAGTAAAAAATTTTATGACAAAAAATTAGGGGAATTTTATGCAGTAAAAAATGCTTCATTTGAAGTTAAAAAAGGTGAAATATTTGGACTTTTAGGGCCTAATGGAGCAGGAAAAACTACACTTTTACGAATTATTTCTACAATTATGGAACCAACTAATGGAGAAGCAGTAATAAATGGATTTGATATAATAAAAAATCCAGAAGAAGTAAAAAAATCAATAGGTTTTTTATCTGGAAATACTAAATTATATAAAAAATTAACACCTGTTGAAACAATAAAATTCTTTGGCGGACTTTATGATTTAGATAAAGATATTATTAAAAAAAGGACAAAAGAGATATTAGATATATTAGATATGAATGATTTTAAAGATAGAATAGTCGAAAAACTATCAACTGGTCAAACTCAAAAAAGTTCAATCGCAAGATGTATGATACATAATCCAGAAATATATATATTAGATGAACCAACCTTAGGATTAGATATATTAACAAGTAGAACAATAATAGAATTTATAAAAAGAAAAAAAGAAGAGGGAAAAACTATTATATTTTCAACACATTATATGGAAGAAGCGGAAATGTTATGTGATAGAATAGCACTTATTCATAAAGGGAAAATAGTAGAAACAGGTAAGGTAGAAAATTTAAAGAAAAAAACTGGAAAAGATAATATTAGAGATATTTTTCTTGAGTATATTGATAGAGAGGAGAATATAAAAGATGAATTTGAATAA
- a CDS encoding ABC transporter permease subunit/CPBP intramembrane protease yields MKLSNIKTVYIKEIISIIRDKRNVISIFLPLIILPLMINVISHFAEKDKQISKDKISRIYYITNIPNKLKELIKYEGKFKVYNLKNKDYEKNIETKKLDLAISYKVENKKEIIEIFYRGSNIDSGKSKKRFLEIFKKYKKYKQENIVEKLNIKEPILNLTELKSIDTAEKKEITQHSFSGVVPMYLVLYAMLSTVGFAIEMTTGEKERGTLETLFSVPIKKMELLIAKIFACFTMGLATLFTSLIALSIALSRLNSVQGNLQGKLELTPMLFVVLFFMLMPLVILSTSVFLGVGLFANSYKESAALFAPITFLFMLPTYVGMIDGIKMSKFYSFIPIVNSVLIIKSALLNQLNLTFFSISLFVNIIVSILGLLFMFKVFGTEKILFGNGKSFDFRLKRSEIKKKRVIDPQDAILIFCIAIIMYIYSNLFFGTKINMVLGTLIIQYVIFAFFPIFTLWYLKADIKKSLGLKKPKLKESFGSGILWMGIFIIIMLYAIFLGKYLPDSGKSLKGIEDMINSMSPISKLFVIGLTPALCEEILFRGVLLNSLKSKISPKSAIIITSILFAMTHLSIYRLIPTFILGLLLGYTAYKTESIVPGMILHFFHNSISIFINVDFSKNLIMNIVIAFILIGIGLMIMRGKREKVSSS; encoded by the coding sequence ATGAAATTATCAAATATAAAAACAGTTTATATAAAAGAGATAATAAGTATAATAAGAGATAAAAGAAATGTAATATCTATATTTTTGCCATTAATAATATTGCCTTTAATGATAAATGTAATATCTCATTTTGCAGAAAAAGATAAACAGATATCAAAAGATAAAATAAGTAGAATATATTATATTACAAATATTCCTAATAAATTAAAAGAATTAATAAAATATGAAGGGAAATTTAAGGTTTATAATTTAAAGAATAAAGATTATGAAAAAAATATTGAAACTAAAAAACTAGATTTAGCTATTAGTTATAAAGTAGAAAATAAAAAAGAGATAATAGAAATTTTTTATAGGGGAAGTAATATTGATAGCGGAAAGAGTAAAAAGAGATTTTTAGAAATATTTAAGAAATATAAAAAATATAAGCAAGAAAATATAGTTGAAAAGTTAAATATAAAAGAGCCAATATTAAATTTAACAGAATTAAAATCAATAGATACTGCAGAAAAAAAAGAGATAACTCAACACTCTTTTAGTGGAGTAGTTCCAATGTATTTGGTATTATACGCAATGCTTTCAACAGTTGGATTTGCCATTGAAATGACAACAGGGGAAAAAGAGAGAGGAACACTAGAGACATTATTTTCTGTACCAATAAAAAAAATGGAGCTATTAATAGCGAAAATTTTTGCTTGTTTTACTATGGGACTTGCCACGCTATTTACAAGTTTGATTGCTCTGAGTATTGCTCTTTCGAGACTTAATAGTGTACAAGGAAATTTACAAGGAAAATTAGAATTAACGCCAATGTTATTTGTGGTATTATTTTTTATGCTGATGCCATTAGTAATATTGTCAACTAGTGTGTTTTTAGGAGTTGGATTATTTGCAAATAGTTATAAAGAGAGTGCAGCTTTGTTTGCTCCAATAACATTTTTATTTATGTTACCGACTTATGTAGGTATGATAGATGGAATTAAAATGAGTAAGTTTTATTCATTTATACCAATTGTAAATTCTGTGCTTATAATTAAATCAGCTTTATTAAATCAATTAAATTTAACATTTTTTTCTATATCTTTATTTGTAAATATAATTGTATCTATATTAGGACTATTATTTATGTTTAAAGTATTTGGAACAGAAAAAATATTATTTGGAAATGGAAAAAGTTTTGACTTTAGATTAAAAAGAAGTGAAATTAAAAAGAAGAGGGTAATAGATCCGCAAGATGCTATTTTAATATTTTGTATAGCAATAATAATGTATATATATAGCAATCTGTTTTTTGGAACAAAAATAAATATGGTGCTAGGAACTCTTATTATACAGTATGTGATATTTGCATTTTTCCCTATATTCACTCTTTGGTATCTAAAGGCAGATATAAAAAAATCTTTAGGATTAAAAAAGCCAAAATTAAAAGAAAGTTTTGGAAGCGGTATATTATGGATGGGAATATTTATTATAATAATGTTATATGCTATATTTTTAGGAAAATATTTGCCTGATTCTGGAAAATCATTAAAGGGAATAGAAGATATGATAAATAGTATGAGTCCAATATCTAAATTATTTGTTATAGGATTAACACCAGCATTATGTGAAGAGATATTATTTAGAGGAGTGTTGCTAAATTCATTAAAAAGCAAAATATCTCCTAAGTCAGCAATAATTATAACTTCTATTTTATTTGCAATGACTCATTTAAGTATCTATAGATTAATTCCAACTTTTATTTTGGGATTATTGCTTGGATATACAGCATATAAGACTGAGTCTATTGTTCCCGGGATGATTTTACATTTTTTTCATAACAGTATATCTATTTTTATAAATGTTGATTTTTCTAAGAATTTAATTATGAATATAGTGATTGCATTTATTTTAATAGGAATAGGATTGATGATTATGCGTGGGAAAAGAGAGAAGGTGTCGTCAAGTTAA